The DNA sequence CCGCGCGCGGGGATCACGGCGAGCACCCTGGGCACCGAGGTGCCTTGACCTGCTTCCGGGTTGGACATGGGCTCCACTCCTTGGGCTCCTTGCAAAGGCTTCGGGGCGCGTCCCGGCGCCCCGGTCGGGTCGCTCACAGCTCCCCCATCCGCCGGATGACGGGGGCCACGCGCTGCACGCCGTGCCGGTAGGCGCCGCGCGCCGCCCGGCGCACGATCTGCCGGACGGGGCCGGGCTCCCTGTCGTGGGCGGGGGCGCCGGGCAGCGGGCTGCCGTCCGGGCCGAGGTGGTGGCGGGCGAGGATGCCGGGCAGATAGCCGGGCGCGGTGGCCGGCGTGTAGTACGGCGTGAGGGCGGGCAGACCGCCCGGACGTTCCAGCAGCTTGGTGATGCGCTCGCGGGCCGCGTCGAAGGCGGTGGCGTACGAGCCGTCGGCGCAGACGCCCTGCCGGGACACCCATTCCTCGTCGGGCGTCGGGCTGTGCCCGTCGTCCAGCTGGTCCCAGGAGGCGAGGCAGCCGGAGCCCACGAAGTGGTGGTTGCCGAGCACCTCGCGCACGCCGAGGTCGCTGAGGACGACGGTGGGGATACGGCGGTGCAGCGATTCCAGCGCCGCCGTGGAGCTGATCGTGACCAGCAGGTCGGTGCGGTCGAGGACCTCGCCCATGTTCCCGTACACCAGTTTGAAGTTGGCCGGCGGGTCGAGCCGCTGGACCAGCTTCTGGTACGGCAACTCCTCGATGTGCGTGGTGTGTTCGCCCGGCTTGGAGCGCAGTTTGAGCAGCACCTCGCGCTCGGGGTGCCTGCGGGCGTGCTGGATGAGCCGGTTCAGCAGGTACGTACGGTCCTTGCGGCTGTCCGGCACGGAGGGCTGGGCGGCGAAGACGACCGTGTACGGGTCGTGCTCGCCGGGGTAGGGCGCGCCGCCGAGGAACGGCAGGGCGACCTCGGTCACCGCCGAGGAGTCGGCGCCGACCCCGTCGTACACCGCGCGGAAACGCTCGGCGTCCTGGCGGGAGTTGGCGAGGACGAGGTCCGCGCCGTGCCGCAGGAGCAGGCCGTCGGCGAGCTTCTCGTAGACGACACCGACGTAGCCGGTGACGATCACGGGCCGCTGGGGCTGCCCTTCCCAGACCCGCTCGAGGCCGTGCAGCATGGCCTGTACGCCCCCGCCGACGAGGGCGAGGACCAGGACGTCGTACGACTCCTGCGCCATGGTGCGCAGGAACTCGACGGCGCTCACCTCACGGAGGGAGTCGGCGTGGACGCCCACCTCCTGGAGCTGGCGGGCGGTGGGGGTGGCCCGGCCACGCAGGAGGAATCCGTCCAGACGGATGTCCGAATCCTCCGGGGAGATACGGTTCGCGGTGAGCGCGCCCCATTTCCACCGGGTATCGGAATCTGCGAGGACGGCAACTCGTCGGGTCTTCGTCGCACTTGCTGGCACACCGAAGACGCTAGGAAGCCTTTTCGAGGTTCTGCCCAACCAGAATGCAACAGACGGTTAACAGCACATCGACGAACGGCGAATCGAGCCGGGAACGGGCTGTAAAAAAGCCCGGTTCACGGCTTCGCCACACGTCGTTCACCTCGATTCAAGGCGATCGTCAAGACGAATGACGGGCTTCGTCCTAACGTCCATTGCGTGGTCAAGCTCTCCGTCATCGTGCCGTTCTACAACGTGCAGCAATACGCGCCCGACACCCTGAGGAGCCTGCGTGCGAACGCACGTGAGGACTTCGAATTCATTCTCGTCGACGACTGCTCGCGCGACGGGACGCCAGAGATCCTCGCGCGCGCGGAACGCGAGTTGCCAGGCGCGGTACATGTCAGACACGAGAAGAACGGGGGACTGGCGACCGCGCGCAACACCGGTATCGACCGCGCGCGCGGCGAGTACCTGACGTTCCTGGACGGCGACGACTGGCTCGCCCCCGGCTACTACCCCCGGCTGGTCACCGCGATCGAGGAGTTGGGCTGCGACTTCCTGCGCACCGACCACGTCCAGTGCACGGCCCGGGCGCGCGCCGTGCACCGGGTGCCGCACGGGCGCCGGAACGTCGTGATGAATCCGCGCGAGGCGATCCTGCCCGCCGACCGTTCCACCTCCGTCGACTACGCGTACGCCTGGGCGGGGATCTACCACCGCCGGCTGGTCGACAAGGGGGTGCTGCACTTCACCGACGGGCTGCGTACGGCCGAGGACCGGCCGTGGATCTGGAAGCTGCACCGGGAGGCGGATTCCTTCGCCGCGGTGAGCCTGCTCGGCGTCTTCTACCGGCGTGGTGTCGCCTCGTCGCTCACCCAGATCGGTGATGTGCGCCAACTCGATTTCATTCGTGCGTTCGACCAGGTCATCGAGGAAACCGCGCAGGACCCGGAGGCGGACAAACTCCTGCCGAAGGCCGTGCGTACTTATTGCGCCATCATTTCCCATCATCTGGGATCCATCGAAAGGTTCGAGCCCGCGGTGGCGAAAAAGCTGAAATCCATGAGTGCCGCGGCCCTGCGCCGCATGCCGCAGAACGTCCTGGACGAGGCGCTGGACTCCATGGACATCCAGCGCGCCACGCGGCTGCGCCGGCTGCGTCGCCGTCCCGCCCCCGCGGGGGTCGCCGCGTGACCACCCAGATCTTCCAGGCGTCCACCCTCTACGGCGTGGCCACCCTCGCCACCGCCCTGGACTCCGGCTGCTTCCGCCCCGCCGACCGGCGCATCCTGCTGGTCTGCAACAACGCCGCCACGCCCGAGACGACGCCCGGCCTCGACGAGATGCCGGGTTTCGAGCGGCTGCGTGAGCGCTTCGACGACGTGCTGTCGTACAACGAGACGATCTTCCCCTTCCACCCCGGTGGCTGGTCGCCCCGGCAGGACGACCTGCCGCTGTGGGAGAGGTTCCTGCGCCACGAGTGGCAACTCGGCGAGCACGACGTCGAGTTGGCGGTGGAGTCGATCCAGGTCAACCCGTCGCTGGGCATCGCGCAGATCTTCACCGGCGCGCCGGTCACCGTCTACGCCGACGGACTGATGAGTTACGGCCCCACCCGCAACAAGATCGACCCGCTGGTCGGCACCCGCGTGGACCGGGTGCTCCACCTCGACCTGGTGCCCGGTCTGAAGCCGCTGCTGCTCACCGAGTTCGGTGTGCCGGCGGAGATCGTGCCGACTCCGGCCATCACCAAGGTGCTGGCGGAACTCGTCCCTTCCGGTGACGCGCTGCCGGAGATCGAGGAACCCGCGCTGCTGCTCGGCCAGTACCTCTCCGCGCTCGGCATCCTCAGCGATGACGAGGAGGAGGACCTGCATGTGCGGATGCTGAAGGGCGCGGCCGGGCTGGGCCACGACAAGGTGGTGTTCAAGCCGCACCCCTCGGCTCCGGCCCGTTTCACCCGCAGCCTGGAGAAGGAGGCGGAGAAGCTCGGCGTCGAGCTCACCGTGCTCGACACGCCGGTTCTCGCCGAGGTGCTGTACCAGCGGATGCGGCCCGCGCTGGTGGTGGGCTGCTTCTCCACGGCCCTGCTCACCGCGTCCGCGCTGTACGGCCTTCCGGTCGCACAGGTGGGCACCGAGCTGCTGCTGGAGCGGCTGACGCCGTACGAGAACAGCAACCGGGTGCCGGTCACGATCGTGCACGCGCTGCTTCCGGAACTGGGCGACCGTAGCGCGGTCACCGAGCAGCGCCGGAGCATGGACGTCGGTGCGCTGGGGGCGCTGGTGCGTGCGGTGGGCTTCGCGATGCAGCCGAAGATCCTGCCGGGGCTGCGCGAGGAGACGGAGCGCTACCTGTCCAAGAACCTGAGCGAGCGGACGCTCCGCTACTTCAAGCGCAAGCGCCTGACGTCCCTGGCCCTGCCCGGCGGCCTCCCGGCCCAGCTGTCCTTCATCCCCCGCAACGCCACGGTCCGCCGCGTGGCCCGAAAGGCCCGCAACCTGCGGCGAGCGGTACGCCGCTAGGGCCTGGCCGGCGGGTTGGCCCACCCCCCGCCCTGGGCCTTCGGGCACGGGGCGCCTTCCGCTGCCGGACGCAAGAGCGCCGTAGCGCGATGGGTGCCCCCGCGGGGTGGCGCTCCCCGGCGGGTCGGTGCGGGCTGTCCGCCGGGCCGGGCAGGGGTGGGCGGCGCGGTCGACACCGTGGACCGCGCCGGGCCGGCGCTCAAGCAGCGCGCGCTGCTTCCCGGTTCCCCCGGCCGGCGCAGCCATCCGCCCTGGGACGGCCGACGTCGGCGCCACTTGGGGGCAGCAACCCGTCCCTGACGGCGTTTGCGAGGCGCTCCCCTTCGAGTAGTTGCGCAACTCCCCTCACTCACCCGGGGCCGCCCCCGACACGGCACCCCCGCGTCGCCGGAACGACACTCCGTCTATGCGGCGTTTTCACAATCTCGAGGCGTCGCGCGGGTGGGGCCGGTGGGGTCGGAGTTGGAAGCGACGCGTAGGTGAACTCGCGCGGACGGCGCGGCGAATCTTGCTCCGCTCGCCGAAGTGGGCGCTTGGATTCGGACTAGTGTGCTGTGGTCCGGCTGAATCCCAGCGAGGGGAATCCTGTGATCGACACGCCCGAGGACACCAAAGTGACCTCCACGGGCACCGTGGTACGCACTGTCCTCCCACCGGTCGCCTCGTCCCGCCCACCCAAGCCGGACAAGCCCCGCGAGCCCCGGTTGCGCGCACTGGACGGACTGCGCCTGATCGCCGCGCTGATGGTGGCGGCGTACCACTACGGCGGCCGCGGCGGCGAGGTCACCGACGCCTGGGGAAGCTCGCCGCAACAGCAGTTCCCCACGCTGCACGGCTACTTCGCGTACGGCTGCCTGGGCGTCCAGGTGTTCTTCGTGATCAGCGGGTTCGTGATCTGCATGAGCGGCTGGGGCAGGCCGCTGAAGTCGTTCTTCGCGTCCCGCGCCGCCCGGCTGCTGCCGGCCTACTGGGCGGCCATCATCATCGTGACGCTCGTCTTCGCACTGCCGGTCGTCACCTACAAGGCGGTGTCCCCCAGCGACGCCCTGGTGAACCTGACGATGCTTCAGCAGCCGCTGGGCGTCGACCGGGTGCTCGGCGTGTGCTGGACCCTGTGGGCGGAGATCCGCTTCTACGCCCTGTTCGCGCTGTGCGTCGTACTGCCCGGCGCGACCCGCCGCCGCGTGATCCTGTTCTGCGCCGTCTGGACCCTCGCCGCGGTCATCACGGAGGGCGCGCAGCAGCCGCTCCTCGACATCCTCCTGATGCCCGAGTACGCCCCGTACTTCATCGGCGGCGTCGGCCTGTACCTGGTGCACCGCGACCGCAAGGACGCGTACGCCTGGGGCATCGTGATCGTGAGCTGGCTGATCGGCCAGCACTACGCGGTGTCGCGGCTGTGGCACGCCCCCGACGTCGACGCCTTCTCCTACCGCAGCTCCTTCGGCATCATGCTGGTGGTCACCCTGGGCTACGTCGCCGTGGCCGCGATCGCCCTGGGCTGGCTGCACTGGGCCAACTGGCGCTGGCTGACGGTCGCGGGCGCCCTGACGTACCCCTTCTACCTCGTGCACGAGCACCTGGGCTGGGTCGTCATCAAGGCGCTCCACCAGGGGCTGAACATCCCGTCGTACGCCACCGTCCTGCTGACCGTCGGCGCGATGCTGCTGCTCGCCCGGCTGCTCAACCGGTACGTGGAGGACTGGGCCACTCCGCTGATTCGTCGCAAGCTGGCCTCGATTCCCAGGAAGAATTAAGGAAGCGGTAAGACACCTGGTCAGCGGGGATGTGCGCATGCACGTCCCCGCTTCGCTTCTCCTGCGCGCCATCTGCCGTTCACCTGCCGCCCCTGGGATGCGGAGGCACAGCGCGAGAGAAAGGTGTCACCGTGCGAGACCCTCGGATGACGGCGATCAGCAAGGGACTGAAGCGTCGGGGCAGGCTGATGATGCAGGCCGTGAGCCCACCGCGCGGGAACCTGAACGCCGTCCCCTCGCCCCGCAGCGCGGATGACTCCGAAGCCGACTACACCGCCCCGCCCGCTCCGCGCCTGGTGGAGTCGCCGGTCTTCGTCCTGTCCTCGGTGCGTTCCGGCTCGACGCTGCTGCGGGTGCTGCTGAACAGCCACAGCCGGATCCGGGCCCCGCACGAGATGCATCTGCGCACGCTGCACGTGCACCTGTCCCGTGAGTTCACCGCGGCCGCCATGAGGGAGCTGGAGCTCGACAAGGACGAGCTGGAGCACCTGCTGTGGGACCGGGTCCTGCACCTGGAGCTCACTCGCAGCGGCAAGGACGTCATCGTCGACAAGACCCCGCCGAACACCCTCATCTGGCCCCGGCTGCACCGATGTTGGCCCCAGGCACGCCACATCCTGTTGCTGCGCCACCCCGCCGCCGTGATCGCGTCCCTGACCAGCCGCCGGGCGGACCCCGACCACGAGGCCGTCCGCGCCGAGGTCCTCGGCTACAGCGAGAAGCTGGAGGAGGCGCGGCAGAACCTCGACGCCCATGTGATCCGGTACGAGGAACTGACCGCGGAGCCGGAGCGGGTCACCCGCGGCATCTGCGCCTATCTCGGCCTTCCGTGGGAGCCCGGCATGCTCGACTACGGCGCACAGGACCACGGCACCCTCCGCCCCCAGCTCGGCGACTGGTCCAGCACCCTCAAGTCCGGCCGGATCCAGCCCGCCCGCACCGCCCACCCGGACGTCGAGCTTCCGCAACGGCTGGCAGAATTGGCCCGCGCATGGGGCTATCCGGACTGAAACCCGCTGGTCGAGACCCCGCCGAGCGCGGCCTGCCGGGGCCCGGCGATCCGGTACACCGCACGGAAACCGATGAGCCCCCCGTTGACCATGCGATGTTGTCCTGCCGTTCATCGCACAGCTGGTTTGGCGTATTCGCACGGGGCAGACACCGGAGTACCCCGTCCGACTCGCAGGATCACAACGGAGTGCTCGCGCCTATGGCAGCCACACAGTCCACGCCCGCCGTCCGACGCCCTCGCACCCTTGACGACGTCCCCGGCTGGTTTCCCCCGCTCGACCAGGTGCTCTTCGACTGGCTCCTCGACCGGCAGCAGTCCGCGGGGATGCGCGGCGACCTGCTGGAGGTCGGGGTGTTCATGGGCAAGAGCGCGATCTTCACCGGCCGGCGCCTCCAGCCGGGTGAGCGCTACACGGTGTGCGACCTCTTCGAGGGAGACGCGCCGGACGACGCCAACAAGGCGGAGTCGGCGAAGTCGTACAGCGCGCTGACCCGGCAGGCCTTCGAGGAGAACTACCTCTCCTTCCACGACGAACTGCCGCGCGTCCTGCAGGGCCCCAGCTCGATCGTGCCCGACGAGGTCCCGGCGGACTCCTGCCGGTTCGTCCACGTCGACGGCTCGCACCTGTACGAGCACGTGTACGGCGACATCGGCGCGGCTCACGACCTGCTGCTGCCGGACGGAGTGGTCGTCCTGGACGACTTCCGCTCCGAGCACACGCCGGGAGTGGCGATAGCCACCTGGGAGGCCGTGATCAACCGTGGCCTGCGCCCGATCTGTCTGAGCACCCAGAAGCTGTACGCCACCTGGGGCGACTCCGAGCCGGTCCAGGAGGAGCTGCTGGCGATGGTGCGGGCGCGCACGGACTGCCACCTGAGCGTCCAGCAGGCTGCCGGACACCGCATCATCCGCCTCAAGGCCAAGGGCATGCAGGCCCCGCCGTTCCCGCCGTCCCGGCACGCGGACAGCATCCCCGCGGAGCCCTCCGCGCCCACCGCGCCCGCCGCCGCCTCCGCCGCTCGCCCCGCGCGTCCGAAGCCGCCCCGCAGCCGCGCCCGCAAGCTCGCCGCGGATGTGCTCCCGCCGGTCGTCACCCGCGCGATCCGCAACGCCCGCCGCCGGGCGAGGTGATCCGCCGCCTCGCTCAGCCGACCCCGTACCGCGCCTCGATACCGGCGACCACCACCGCCAGCCCCTCCTCGAAGTGCCGGTCGTAGTCGGTGAAGATCTCCGCGCCCGCCTGAGCCGACAGGGGAAAGTCGGCCATCAGGCGGGCGCGCTGCTCTATGTCGTACCCCTCACGGCGTTCACCCGCGAGCGGCTCGACGCCCTGTTCCTCGGTGACGAAGCCGAGGGTGTAGAAGTACGTCGTCGAGGTCGCGCGGACCGCGTCGGCGAGGGCGAAGCCGGCGGCCGTGAACAGGCGCAGGTTGTCCTCCATCTGCTCGGCGTGCTCGATGCCGGTGAAGCGTGAGCCGCTGAAGACCTTGGCCCCGTCGCGGTAGCCGAGCAGCGCCGCGCGCAGCCCCCGGTTGGACCTCAGGAGCCGCTCCCGCCAGCCCTCGTCCGGGTCGGGGGGCGTCGCGGCGACCATCCGCCGGTACATCTCGGTCGCCATCTCGTCGAGCAGCGCCTGTTTGTCCTTGAAGTGCCAGTACAGGGCCGGCGCCTTGACGTCCAGTTCCTTGGCGATGGCCCGGAGGGTCAGGCCGTCTAGGCCGACCTCGTTCAGGAGCTTGAGGGCGGTGTCCGCGACGCGTGTGCGATCGAGGGGCGCTCGGCGTTCCGTATTCACGCTTGACAGCTTAACGCCGTTAAGGGCACGCTCGTGACCAAGGGAACTTAACAGCGTTAAGGAGATGGCGCTCATGAGCACGCATGCGGATGTACCGGCGGACACGGATGTACTGATCGTCGGCGCGGGTCCCACCGGCCTCGCCCTCGGCATCGATCTCGCCCGGCGCGGCGTGGACGCGCTCGTCGTGGAGCGGGCCGACCGGCTCTTCCCCGGCTCGCGCGGCAAGGGGATCCAGCCGCGCACGATGGAGGTCTTCGACGACCTCGGCGTGCTCGACGCGATCCGCGCGGCAGGCGGCAGCTATCCGGTCGGGATGATCTGGCAGGACGGCAGGCGGGTCGGCGAGCACCAGATGTTCGACCCGGCGGAGGTCACGGAGGACTCGCACACCGAGCCGTGGATGGTCCCGCAGTGGCGGACCCAGGAGATCCTCTTCGCGCGGCTGACGGAGCTGGGCGGAAGGGTCGCCTTCGGCCGGGAGCTCGTCGGGATCGCACAGGACGAGGACGGCGTGACGGCCCGCTTCGCGGCGGGCGAGAGCGTCCGCGCGCGGTACGTCGTCGCCGCCGACGGCGGGCGTTCGGCCGTACGGCGGGCCCTCGGCATCGGCATGACCGGCGAGACCGTCGACCCGAACCCGACGCTGGTGGCGGACGTCAGGATCACGGGCCTGGACCGGGCCAACTGGCACATCTTCCCGCCGCACGGGGAGGGCCAGGACTTCCTCGCGATCTGCCCGCTCGCCGGCACGGAGGACTTCCAGGTCGCGGCCCGGTTCCCCGAGGGGTCCTCGGTGGACGTCTCGGCGGACGGCGTGCGCAAGGCGGTCGCCGCGCGTTCCCACCTCGCGCCGGAAGACGTGACGGAGGTCCGCTGGGCCTCGGACTTCCGGCCGCGCGCGGCGCTGGCGGACCGGTTCCGGGACGGGCGGGTGTTCCTCGCGGGGGACGCCGCGCACATCCACTCGCCGGCCGGCGGGCAGGGCCTCAACACCAGCGTCCAGGACGCCTACAACCTGGGCTGGAAACTGGGCGCGGTGCTGCGGGACGGGGCCGACGCGGCACTCCTCGACACCTACGAGGAGGAACGGCGTCCCATCGCCGCGGACATGCTCGGCCTGTCGACGAGCGTGCACCGCGGCCAGGTGCGCCGCGGCGAGGCGACCCGCCAGCTCGGCCTGGGGTACCGGGAGTCGTCGCTGACCCGGGAGACACGGCCGGCGCCGGGCCCGGTGCGGGCGGGCGATCGCGCGCCGGACGGGAACCTGGGCGGCGTGCGGCTGTTCGACGCGTTCCGGGGACCGCACTGGACGCTGATCGCGGTGGGCGCCCCGGCGCCGGAACTGCCGGAGGCCGTACGGGTGGTCGGCGGGCAGGAGCAGGCGTCGTACGGGAAGGGCCTGCTCCTGGTCCGGCCGGACGGGTATGTGGGGTGGGCGGGCGAGGCGGCCGACGGCCTGTCTGCCTACCTGGCGCGCGTCGGCCTCTGATCAGCCACCGACGAGTGATCAGCCGCCTACGAGTGATCAGCTGCCGGCGAGTGATCAGCTGCCGGCGAGCGAGAGCTTCACAGCGAAGCCGAGGAACAACGCCCCCGCCGCCGAAGTGGCCCCGGCCGACAGGCGCTTGCGCCTGCGGAACGCGGCCGCCAGCTTCGTGCCGCCGAATATCAGCGCGCTGAGGTACAGGAAGCTCGCGAGCTGTGCGAAGACGCCGAGCACGACGAACGACAGCGCGGGGTAGGCGTACGCCGGGTCGACGAACTGCACGAAGAAGGCGACGAAGAAGAGGATCGCCTTGGGGTTGAGCAGGCTGACCACGAAGGCCCGCCGGAAGG is a window from the Streptomyces sp. NBC_00299 genome containing:
- a CDS encoding class I SAM-dependent methyltransferase, with amino-acid sequence MAATQSTPAVRRPRTLDDVPGWFPPLDQVLFDWLLDRQQSAGMRGDLLEVGVFMGKSAIFTGRRLQPGERYTVCDLFEGDAPDDANKAESAKSYSALTRQAFEENYLSFHDELPRVLQGPSSIVPDEVPADSCRFVHVDGSHLYEHVYGDIGAAHDLLLPDGVVVLDDFRSEHTPGVAIATWEAVINRGLRPICLSTQKLYATWGDSEPVQEELLAMVRARTDCHLSVQQAAGHRIIRLKAKGMQAPPFPPSRHADSIPAEPSAPTAPAAASAARPARPKPPRSRARKLAADVLPPVVTRAIRNARRRAR
- a CDS encoding polysialyltransferase family glycosyltransferase, producing the protein MTTQIFQASTLYGVATLATALDSGCFRPADRRILLVCNNAATPETTPGLDEMPGFERLRERFDDVLSYNETIFPFHPGGWSPRQDDLPLWERFLRHEWQLGEHDVELAVESIQVNPSLGIAQIFTGAPVTVYADGLMSYGPTRNKIDPLVGTRVDRVLHLDLVPGLKPLLLTEFGVPAEIVPTPAITKVLAELVPSGDALPEIEEPALLLGQYLSALGILSDDEEEDLHVRMLKGAAGLGHDKVVFKPHPSAPARFTRSLEKEAEKLGVELTVLDTPVLAEVLYQRMRPALVVGCFSTALLTASALYGLPVAQVGTELLLERLTPYENSNRVPVTIVHALLPELGDRSAVTEQRRSMDVGALGALVRAVGFAMQPKILPGLREETERYLSKNLSERTLRYFKRKRLTSLALPGGLPAQLSFIPRNATVRRVARKARNLRRAVRR
- a CDS encoding TetR/AcrR family transcriptional regulator C-terminal domain-containing protein produces the protein MNTERRAPLDRTRVADTALKLLNEVGLDGLTLRAIAKELDVKAPALYWHFKDKQALLDEMATEMYRRMVAATPPDPDEGWRERLLRSNRGLRAALLGYRDGAKVFSGSRFTGIEHAEQMEDNLRLFTAAGFALADAVRATSTTYFYTLGFVTEEQGVEPLAGERREGYDIEQRARLMADFPLSAQAGAEIFTDYDRHFEEGLAVVVAGIEARYGVG
- a CDS encoding glycosyltransferase family 2 protein is translated as MVKLSVIVPFYNVQQYAPDTLRSLRANAREDFEFILVDDCSRDGTPEILARAERELPGAVHVRHEKNGGLATARNTGIDRARGEYLTFLDGDDWLAPGYYPRLVTAIEELGCDFLRTDHVQCTARARAVHRVPHGRRNVVMNPREAILPADRSTSVDYAYAWAGIYHRRLVDKGVLHFTDGLRTAEDRPWIWKLHREADSFAAVSLLGVFYRRGVASSLTQIGDVRQLDFIRAFDQVIEETAQDPEADKLLPKAVRTYCAIISHHLGSIERFEPAVAKKLKSMSAAALRRMPQNVLDEALDSMDIQRATRLRRLRRRPAPAGVAA
- a CDS encoding FAD-dependent oxidoreductase, whose protein sequence is MSTHADVPADTDVLIVGAGPTGLALGIDLARRGVDALVVERADRLFPGSRGKGIQPRTMEVFDDLGVLDAIRAAGGSYPVGMIWQDGRRVGEHQMFDPAEVTEDSHTEPWMVPQWRTQEILFARLTELGGRVAFGRELVGIAQDEDGVTARFAAGESVRARYVVAADGGRSAVRRALGIGMTGETVDPNPTLVADVRITGLDRANWHIFPPHGEGQDFLAICPLAGTEDFQVAARFPEGSSVDVSADGVRKAVAARSHLAPEDVTEVRWASDFRPRAALADRFRDGRVFLAGDAAHIHSPAGGQGLNTSVQDAYNLGWKLGAVLRDGADAALLDTYEEERRPIAADMLGLSTSVHRGQVRRGEATRQLGLGYRESSLTRETRPAPGPVRAGDRAPDGNLGGVRLFDAFRGPHWTLIAVGAPAPELPEAVRVVGGQEQASYGKGLLLVRPDGYVGWAGEAADGLSAYLARVGL
- a CDS encoding DUF6716 putative glycosyltransferase, which codes for MPASATKTRRVAVLADSDTRWKWGALTANRISPEDSDIRLDGFLLRGRATPTARQLQEVGVHADSLREVSAVEFLRTMAQESYDVLVLALVGGGVQAMLHGLERVWEGQPQRPVIVTGYVGVVYEKLADGLLLRHGADLVLANSRQDAERFRAVYDGVGADSSAVTEVALPFLGGAPYPGEHDPYTVVFAAQPSVPDSRKDRTYLLNRLIQHARRHPEREVLLKLRSKPGEHTTHIEELPYQKLVQRLDPPANFKLVYGNMGEVLDRTDLLVTISSTAALESLHRRIPTVVLSDLGVREVLGNHHFVGSGCLASWDQLDDGHSPTPDEEWVSRQGVCADGSYATAFDAARERITKLLERPGGLPALTPYYTPATAPGYLPGILARHHLGPDGSPLPGAPAHDREPGPVRQIVRRAARGAYRHGVQRVAPVIRRMGEL
- a CDS encoding acyltransferase family protein — translated: MIDTPEDTKVTSTGTVVRTVLPPVASSRPPKPDKPREPRLRALDGLRLIAALMVAAYHYGGRGGEVTDAWGSSPQQQFPTLHGYFAYGCLGVQVFFVISGFVICMSGWGRPLKSFFASRAARLLPAYWAAIIIVTLVFALPVVTYKAVSPSDALVNLTMLQQPLGVDRVLGVCWTLWAEIRFYALFALCVVLPGATRRRVILFCAVWTLAAVITEGAQQPLLDILLMPEYAPYFIGGVGLYLVHRDRKDAYAWGIVIVSWLIGQHYAVSRLWHAPDVDAFSYRSSFGIMLVVTLGYVAVAAIALGWLHWANWRWLTVAGALTYPFYLVHEHLGWVVIKALHQGLNIPSYATVLLTVGAMLLLARLLNRYVEDWATPLIRRKLASIPRKN
- a CDS encoding sulfotransferase family protein, giving the protein MTAISKGLKRRGRLMMQAVSPPRGNLNAVPSPRSADDSEADYTAPPAPRLVESPVFVLSSVRSGSTLLRVLLNSHSRIRAPHEMHLRTLHVHLSREFTAAAMRELELDKDELEHLLWDRVLHLELTRSGKDVIVDKTPPNTLIWPRLHRCWPQARHILLLRHPAAVIASLTSRRADPDHEAVRAEVLGYSEKLEEARQNLDAHVIRYEELTAEPERVTRGICAYLGLPWEPGMLDYGAQDHGTLRPQLGDWSSTLKSGRIQPARTAHPDVELPQRLAELARAWGYPD